One Cricetulus griseus strain 17A/GY chromosome 5, alternate assembly CriGri-PICRH-1.0, whole genome shotgun sequence genomic window carries:
- the Fut6a gene encoding alpha (1,3) fucosyltransferase 6A — translation MDVPRAAKGQCPWRPCLIGLLLQLLFALCFFSYIRVSHDQPGPPAPDSSTGPASTPTTPVPRPFLILLWTWPFHSPLTLYPCSKMLPGTADCQMTVNRSLYPQADAVIFHHREISPNPRSLLPSQPRPPGQRWVWFSLESPSHCSRLSALDGYFNLTMSYRSDSDIFTPYGWLEPWAEPPVQTQVNMSAKTDLVAWAVSNWNPKSARVLYYQKLQSHLHVDVYGRGHMPLSRGDMMGTLARYKFYLAFENSLHPDYITEKLWKNALEAWAVPVVLGPSRKNYERFLPPDAFIHVDDFESPADLAQYLQKLDKDSQSYQRYFRWRETLRPRLSSMALAFCQACRQLQWDQRYQTVHSVASWFH, via the coding sequence ATGGATGTACCCCGAGCAGCCAAGGGACAGTGTCCCTGGCGTCCGTGCCTCATAGGGCTGTTGCTGCAGCTGCTGTTTGCTCTGTGCTTCTTCTCCTACATCCGAGTATCCCATGACCAACCTGGCCCCCCTGCTCCTGATAGCTCCACAGGACCAGCCTCCACCCCAACTACCCCTGTCCCCAGACCCTTCCTCATCTTACTGTGGACATGGCCCTTCCACAGCCCACTGACTCTGTACCCCTGTTCCAAGATGCTCCCAGGCACCGCCGACTGCCAGATGACTGTCAACCGGAGCTTGTACCCCCAAGCAGATGCAGTCATCTTCCACCACCGAGAAATCAGCCCCAACCCCAGGTCACTGCTGCCAAGTCAGCCGAGGCCGCCAGGCCAGCGCTGGGTGTGGTTCAGCCTGGAGTCACCCAGCCACTGCAGCAGGCTGTCAGCCCTGGATGGATACTTCAACCTAACCATGTCCTATCGCAGCGactctgacatcttcacaccCTATGGCTGGCTGGAGCCGTGGGCAGAGCCTCCAGTCCAAACCCAGGTCAACATGTCTGCCAAGACTGACCTGGTGGCCTGGGCTGTGTCCAACTGGAACCCCAAGTCGGCTCGGGTGCTGTACTATCAGAAGCTTCAGAGTCACCTCCATGTGGACGTGTATGGCCGAGGACATATGCCCCTTTCCCGAGGGGACATGATGGGGACGCTGGCCAGATACAAGTTTTACCTGGCGTTTGAGAACTCACTTCACCCAGATTACATCACAGAGAAGCTGTGGAAGAATGCTCTGGAGGCCTGGGCTGTGCCCGTGGTCCTGGGGCCCAGCAGGAAGAACTATGAACGCTTCCTGCCCCCTGATGCCTTCATCCACGTGGATGACTTTGAGAGCCCAGCAGACCTGGCTCAGTACCTGCAGAAGCTAgacaaggacagccagagctaccagCGCTACTTCCGCTGGAGGGAGACGCTCAGGCCTCGCTTGTCTAGCATGGCCCTTGCCTTCTGCCAGGCATGCAGGCAGCTGCAGTGGGACCAGAGGTACCAGACGGTCCACAGTGTGGCCTCTTGGTTCCACTGA
- the Fut6b gene encoding alpha (1,3) fucosyltransferase 6B — protein MDTPRAAKGQCPWRPCLIGLLLQLLFALCFFSYIRVSHDQPGPPAPDSSTGPASTPTTPVPRPFLILLWTWPFHSPLTLYPCSKMLPGTADCQMTVNRSLYPQADAVIFHHREISPNPRSLLPSQPRPPGQRWVWFSLESPSHCSRLSALDGHFNLTMSYRSDSDIFTPYGWLEPWAEPPVQTQVNMSAKTDLVAWAVSNWNPKSARVLYYQKLQSHLHVDVYGRGHMPLSRGDMMGTLARYKFYLAFENSLHPDYITEKLWKNALEAWAVPVVLGPSRKNYERFLPPDAFIHVDDFESPADLAQYLQKLDKDSQSYQRYFRWRETLRPRLSSMALAFCQACRQLQWDQRYQTVHSVASWFH, from the coding sequence ATGGATACGCCCCGAGCAGCCAAGGGACAGTGTCCCTGGCGTCCATGCCTCATAGGGCTGTTGCTGCAGCTGCTGTTTGCTCTGTGCTTCTTCTCCTACATCCGAGTATCCCATGACCAACCCGGCCCCCCAGCTCCTGATAGCTCCACAGGACCAGCCTCCACCCCAACTACCCCTGTCCCCAGACCCTTCCTCATCTTACTGTGGACATGGCCCTTCCACAGCCCACTGACTCTGTACCCCTGTTCCAAGATGCTCCCAGGCACCGCCGACTGCCAGATGACTGTCAACCGGAGCTTGTACCCCCAAGCAGATGCAGTCATCTTCCACCACCGAGAAATCAGCCCCAACCCCAGGTCACTGCTGCCAAGTCAGCCGAGGCCGCCAGGCCAGCGCTGGGTGTGGTTCAGCCTGGAGTCACCCAGCCACTGCAGCAGGCTGTCAGCCCTGGATGGACACTTCAACCTAACCATGTCCTATCGCAGCGactctgacatcttcacaccCTATGGCTGGCTGGAGCCGTGGGCAGAGCCTCCAGTCCAAACCCAGGTCAACATGTCTGCCAAGACTGACCTGGTGGCCTGGGCTGTGTCCAACTGGAACCCCAAGTCGGCTCGGGTGCTGTACTATCAGAAGCTTCAGAGTCACCTCCATGTGGACGTGTATGGCCGAGGACATATGCCCCTTTCCCGAGGGGACATGATGGGGACGCTGGCCAGATACAAGTTTTACCTGGCGTTTGAGAACTCACTTCACCCAGATTACATCACAGAGAAGCTGTGGAAGAATGCTCTGGAGGCCTGGGCTGTGCCCGTGGTCCTGGGGCCCAGCAGGAAGAACTATGAACGCTTCCTGCCCCCTGATGCCTTCATCCACGTGGATGACTTTGAGAGCCCAGCAGACCTGGCTCAGTACCTGCAGAAGCTAgacaaggacagccagagctaccagCGCTACTTCCGCTGGAGGGAGACGCTCAGGCCTCGCTTGTCTAGCATGGCCCTTGCCTTCTGCCAGGCATGCAGGCAGCTGCAGTGGGACCAGAGGTACCAGACGGTCCACAGTGTGGCCTCTTGGTTCCACTGA
- the LOC113835842 gene encoding neurturin, with product MRRWKAAALVSLVCSSLLSVWMCQEGLLLGHRLGPALAPLRRPTRTLDARIARLAQYRALLQGAPDAVELRELSPWAVRPSGPRRRTGPRRRRARARSGARPCGLRELEVSVSELGLGYTSDETVLFRYCAGACEAAVRIYDLGLRRLRQRRRVRKERVRAHPCCRPTAYEDEVSFLDVHSRYHTLQELSARECACV from the exons ATGAGGCGCTGGAAGGCCGCGGCCCTGGTGTCGCTCGTCTGCAGCTCCCTGCTGTCTGTCTGGATGTGCCAGGAGGGCCTGCTGCTGGGCCACCGCCTGGGACCCGCGCTCGCCCCACTGCGACGCCCGACACGAACCCTGGATGCACGCATCGCCCGCCTGGCCCAGT ACCGAGCTCTGCTGCAGGGCGCCCCTGACGCCGTGGAGCTCCGAGAACTTTCCCCCTGGGCCGTGCGCCCCTCGGGCCCGCGACGTCGAACGGGCCCCCGGCGTAGGCGTGCGCGTGCGCGGTCGGGCGCGCGGCCGTGCGGGCTGAGAGAGCTCGAGGTGAGCGTGAGCGAGCTGGGTCTGGGCTACACGTCGGACGAGACGGTGCTGTTCCGCTACTGCGCAGGCGCGTGCGAGGCGGCCGTGCGCATCTACGACCTGGGCCTGCGGCGCCTGCGCCAGCGGAGGCGCGTGCGCAAAGAGCGGGTCCGCGCGCACCCGTGCTGCCGCCCCACGGCCTACGAGGACGAAGTCTCCTTCCTGGACGTGCACAGCCGCTACCACACGCTGCAGGAGCTGTCGGCGCGCGAGTGCGCCTGCGTGTGA